Proteins from a single region of Drosophila biarmipes strain raj3 chromosome 3R, RU_DBia_V1.1, whole genome shotgun sequence:
- the LOC108031504 gene encoding serine/threonine-protein phosphatase 4 regulatory subunit 3 isoform X2 — protein MTTDTRRRVKLYALNAERQWDDRGTGHVSSTYVERLKGISLLVRAESDGSLLLESKIQPDTAYQKQQDTLIVWSEGDNFDLALSFQEKAGCDEIWEKICQVQGKDPSVEITQDIVEESEDERFEDMSDTAPPIELPPCELSRLEDISETIQSCLSTPLRKEKLSMALESESFIKKLLNLFHVCEDLDNTEGLHHLFEIFKNIFLLNKNALFEIMFADDTIFDVVGCLEYDPSVAQPKKHRQYLKQLAKFREAVPIKNQDLLAKIHQTFRVQYIQDIILPTPSVFVEDNMLNTLSSFIFFNKVEIVTMIQDDERFLLDVFAVLTDPATSDAKRRDTVLFLKEFCNFAQNLQPQGKDSFYKTLTCLGILQALELTLVMNDKKTKSASIDILTAIVEFSPLVVRNYTLNQANRPEGDRMLLNIAIEQMLNDSEPELGIAVQLMGIVKILLEPENMLTEKGDFLNFFYKYSVQTLVAPLMLNTMGDRPQNEDYQTAQLLGIVLDILSFCVEHHSYHIKNFLLQKDLLKRILVLMKSTHTFLVLGALRLLRKIIALKDEFYNRHIVKCNLFAPVVDAFIRNNGRYNLLESAILELFEFIKLEDIRTLCVYFVENFSKIFDEIEYVQTFKYLKNRYDQYQDRLKDRDKMENRTDGGGRFRRDQRQMEEEEEMWFNEEDDFTEEIDTYSNVMKSVSEKNGPQTQNQQKSSPPHSTSPHSGLLGNLNTTASSTATSASSGAPVASGSSSPEAISADEQTQAAVHLAAAANIALQHHQQQQQQQQNPFQQQTQPEIAELQQQLRGVEAPQSQDLELSQSAVASVSPSSSSSSLEASTSSSSASSSSSSSSSSSPPGSSAAASLSDSATVAAVAASQFLSTIATAMAASVTAAAAATSGSPNLSPAPAVSSPDIESADAQLPPSDDASSPVSGEQDANSTEAASSEADKATGKKGLVDYESDSGEDDYEEDEDSEGPQAQKRARLA, from the exons ATGACGACCGACACCCGCCGACGCGTCAAGTTGTACGCGCTGAATGCGGAGCGCCAATGGGACGACCGTGGCACGGGCCACGTGTCCTCCACCTACGTGGAGCGTTTAAAAG GCATCTCGCTGCTGGTGCGCGCTGAATCCGATGGATCGCTGCTTTTGGAGAGCAAGATACAACCGGACACCGCCTATCAGAAGCAACAGGACACCTTGATTGTGTGGTCCGAGGGCGACAACTTCGATTTGGCCCTGAGTTTCCAAGAGAAGGCGGGCTGTGACGAGATATGGGAGAAGATATGTCAG GTGCAAGGCAAGGATCCGTCAGTAGAGATAACACAGGACATTGTCGAAGAGTCTGAGGACGAACGTTTTGAGGATATGTCGGACACCGCGCCACCCATTGAGCTGCCACCCTGCGAGCTCTCCCGGCTGGAGGACATTTCAGAGACGATACAGAGCTGTCTCTCTACGCCGCTGCGCAAGGAGAAGCTATCAATGGCCCTGGAGTCGGAGAGCTTTATCAAGAAGCTGCTGAACTTGTTCCACGTGTGCGAGGACCTGGACAACACCGAGGGTCTGCATCACCTCTTCGAGATCTTCAAGAACATCTTCTTGCTGAATAAGAACGCGCTCTTCGAGATCATGTTCGCGGATGACACCATCTTCGACGTGGTCGGGTGCCTTGAGTACGATCCGAGCGTGGCCCAGCCCAAGAAGCATCGCCAGTATCTGAAGCAGTTGGCCAAGTTCCGTGAGGCGGTACCGATCAAGAACCAAGACCTTCTGGCCAAGATCCACCAGACGTTCCGGGTGCAGTACATCCAGGACATTATCCTGCCCACGCCGTCGGTCTTTGTGGAGGACAATATGCTGAACACCCTGTCCAGCTTTATCTTCTTCAACAAGGTGGAGATCGTCACCATGATCCAGGACGATGAGCGCTTCCTGCTCGATGTGTTTGCCGTGCTCACGGATCCCGCCACTAGTGATGCCAAACGCCGCGACACGGTCCTCTTCCTGAAGGAGTTTTGCAACTTCGCCCAAAACCTGCAGCCGCAGGGCAAAGACTCGTTCTACAAAACCCTCACCTGCCTGGGCATCCTGCAGGCGCTGGAACTGACACTCGTGATGAACGACAAGAAGACCAAGTCGGCCTCCATCGATATCCTCACGGCCATCGTTGAGTTCTCGCCGCTGGTGGTGCGCAACTATACGCTCAACCAGGCCAACAGGCCAGAGGGG GATCGTATGCTACTGAACATTGCCATCGAACAAATGCTGAACGACTCGGAGCCCGAGCTTGGTATTGCGGTGCAGCTAATGGGTATCGTTAAGATTTTGTTGGAGCCGGAGAACATGCTCACCGAGAAGGGCGATTTTCTGAACTTCTTTTACAAATACAGTGTCCAGACGTTAGTGG CCCCATTGATGCTTAACACCATGGGCGACCGTCCGCAGAACGAGGACTATCAGACCGCCCAGCTGCTGGGCATCGTCCTAGACATTCTGTCGTTCTGCGTGGAACACCACAGTTATCACATCAAAAACTTTTTGCTGCAAAAGGATCTCCTCAAGCGAATTCTGGTGCTGATGAAGAGCACACACACGTTCCTTGTCCTCGGCGCTCTGCGACTGCTGCGCAAGATAATTGCACTCAAAGATGAGTTTTACAACAG ACACATTGTGAAGTGCAATCTGTTTGCGCCGGTGGTGGATGCCTTCATCCGCAACAACGGCCGCTACAATCTGCTGGAGTCGGCCATCCTGGAGCTGTTCGAGTTTATAAAACTCGAGGACATCCGTACCCTGTGCGTTTACTTCGTGGAGAACTTTAGCAAGATATTTGATGAAATCGAATATGTGCAGACATTTAAGTACTTGAAGAATCGCTACGATCAGTACCAGGATCGTCTCAAGGACCGTGACAAGATGGAGAACCGTACGGACGG CGGTGGCCGGTTTCGTCGTGATCAGCGGCAGAtggaggaagaggaggagaTGTGGTTCAATGAGGAGGACGATTTCACTGAGGAAATCGACACATACAGCAATGTCATGAAAT CCGTCAGCGAAAAGAATGGCCCGCAAACGCAAAACCAGCAGAAATCCTCTCCGCCGCACAGTACGTCGCCGCACAGTGGTTTGCTCGGCAACCTGAACACCACCGCGTCCTCCACTGCCACATCCGCCTCGTCAGGCGCTCCGGTGGCCAGTGGCAGCAGTAGCCCCGAGGCGATCTCAGCCGACGAGCAGACGCAGGCGGCAGTGCATTTAGCCGCCGCTGCCAACATCGCACttcagcaccaccagcagcagcagcaacagcagcagaacCCATTCCAGCAGCAGACCCAGCCCGAAATCGCGGAGCTGCAACAGCAGCTGCGCGGCGTGGAGGCGCCACAAAGCCAGGACCTGGAGCTGTCGCAATCGGCCGTAGCCAGTGTATCGCCCTCTTCGTCATCTTCGTCTCTGGAGGCATCCACGTCATCTTCATCGGCGTCCTCGTCTtcatcctcgtcgtcctcgtcctcgccgCCCGGGTCGTCGGCGGCCGCATCTCTTTCCGATTCGGCGACAGTGGCGGCCGTGGCAGCTTCTCAGTTTCTCTCAACGATCGCCACGGCCATGGCGGCGTCCGTtacggcagcggcggcggccacAAGCGGCTCTCCCAACCTGTCACCAGCTCCGGCAGTCTCCAGTCCGGACATCGAGAGCGCCGACGCCCAGTTGCCGCCCAGCGATGACGCCAGCAGCCCGGTCAGCGGGGAGCAGGATGCGAACAGCACTGAAGCTGCCAGCAGTGAGGCGGATAAGGCGACGGGCAAAAAG GGTCTGGTGGACTACGAGAGTGATTCTGGCGAAGATGACtacgaggaggacgaggactcCGAGGGGCCACAAGCACAAAAGCGCGCGCGTCTGGCATAG
- the LOC108031504 gene encoding serine/threonine-protein phosphatase 4 regulatory subunit 3 isoform X1, which yields MTTDTRRRVKLYALNAERQWDDRGTGHVSSTYVERLKGISLLVRAESDGSLLLESKIQPDTAYQKQQDTLIVWSEGDNFDLALSFQEKAGCDEIWEKICQVQGKDPSVEITQDIVEESEDERFEDMSDTAPPIELPPCELSRLEDISETIQSCLSTPLRKEKLSMALESESFIKKLLNLFHVCEDLDNTEGLHHLFEIFKNIFLLNKNALFEIMFADDTIFDVVGCLEYDPSVAQPKKHRQYLKQLAKFREAVPIKNQDLLAKIHQTFRVQYIQDIILPTPSVFVEDNMLNTLSSFIFFNKVEIVTMIQDDERFLLDVFAVLTDPATSDAKRRDTVLFLKEFCNFAQNLQPQGKDSFYKTLTCLGILQALELTLVMNDKKTKSASIDILTAIVEFSPLVVRNYTLNQANRPEGDRMLLNIAIEQMLNDSEPELGIAVQLMGIVKILLEPENMLTEKGDFLNFFYKYSVQTLVAPLMLNTMGDRPQNEDYQTAQLLGIVLDILSFCVEHHSYHIKNFLLQKDLLKRILVLMKSTHTFLVLGALRLLRKIIALKDEFYNRHIVKCNLFAPVVDAFIRNNGRYNLLESAILELFEFIKLEDIRTLCVYFVENFSKIFDEIEYVQTFKYLKNRYDQYQDRLKDRDKMENRTDGGLPIIRSGGRFRRDQRQMEEEEEMWFNEEDDFTEEIDTYSNVMKSVSEKNGPQTQNQQKSSPPHSTSPHSGLLGNLNTTASSTATSASSGAPVASGSSSPEAISADEQTQAAVHLAAAANIALQHHQQQQQQQQNPFQQQTQPEIAELQQQLRGVEAPQSQDLELSQSAVASVSPSSSSSSLEASTSSSSASSSSSSSSSSSPPGSSAAASLSDSATVAAVAASQFLSTIATAMAASVTAAAAATSGSPNLSPAPAVSSPDIESADAQLPPSDDASSPVSGEQDANSTEAASSEADKATGKKGLVDYESDSGEDDYEEDEDSEGPQAQKRARLA from the exons ATGACGACCGACACCCGCCGACGCGTCAAGTTGTACGCGCTGAATGCGGAGCGCCAATGGGACGACCGTGGCACGGGCCACGTGTCCTCCACCTACGTGGAGCGTTTAAAAG GCATCTCGCTGCTGGTGCGCGCTGAATCCGATGGATCGCTGCTTTTGGAGAGCAAGATACAACCGGACACCGCCTATCAGAAGCAACAGGACACCTTGATTGTGTGGTCCGAGGGCGACAACTTCGATTTGGCCCTGAGTTTCCAAGAGAAGGCGGGCTGTGACGAGATATGGGAGAAGATATGTCAG GTGCAAGGCAAGGATCCGTCAGTAGAGATAACACAGGACATTGTCGAAGAGTCTGAGGACGAACGTTTTGAGGATATGTCGGACACCGCGCCACCCATTGAGCTGCCACCCTGCGAGCTCTCCCGGCTGGAGGACATTTCAGAGACGATACAGAGCTGTCTCTCTACGCCGCTGCGCAAGGAGAAGCTATCAATGGCCCTGGAGTCGGAGAGCTTTATCAAGAAGCTGCTGAACTTGTTCCACGTGTGCGAGGACCTGGACAACACCGAGGGTCTGCATCACCTCTTCGAGATCTTCAAGAACATCTTCTTGCTGAATAAGAACGCGCTCTTCGAGATCATGTTCGCGGATGACACCATCTTCGACGTGGTCGGGTGCCTTGAGTACGATCCGAGCGTGGCCCAGCCCAAGAAGCATCGCCAGTATCTGAAGCAGTTGGCCAAGTTCCGTGAGGCGGTACCGATCAAGAACCAAGACCTTCTGGCCAAGATCCACCAGACGTTCCGGGTGCAGTACATCCAGGACATTATCCTGCCCACGCCGTCGGTCTTTGTGGAGGACAATATGCTGAACACCCTGTCCAGCTTTATCTTCTTCAACAAGGTGGAGATCGTCACCATGATCCAGGACGATGAGCGCTTCCTGCTCGATGTGTTTGCCGTGCTCACGGATCCCGCCACTAGTGATGCCAAACGCCGCGACACGGTCCTCTTCCTGAAGGAGTTTTGCAACTTCGCCCAAAACCTGCAGCCGCAGGGCAAAGACTCGTTCTACAAAACCCTCACCTGCCTGGGCATCCTGCAGGCGCTGGAACTGACACTCGTGATGAACGACAAGAAGACCAAGTCGGCCTCCATCGATATCCTCACGGCCATCGTTGAGTTCTCGCCGCTGGTGGTGCGCAACTATACGCTCAACCAGGCCAACAGGCCAGAGGGG GATCGTATGCTACTGAACATTGCCATCGAACAAATGCTGAACGACTCGGAGCCCGAGCTTGGTATTGCGGTGCAGCTAATGGGTATCGTTAAGATTTTGTTGGAGCCGGAGAACATGCTCACCGAGAAGGGCGATTTTCTGAACTTCTTTTACAAATACAGTGTCCAGACGTTAGTGG CCCCATTGATGCTTAACACCATGGGCGACCGTCCGCAGAACGAGGACTATCAGACCGCCCAGCTGCTGGGCATCGTCCTAGACATTCTGTCGTTCTGCGTGGAACACCACAGTTATCACATCAAAAACTTTTTGCTGCAAAAGGATCTCCTCAAGCGAATTCTGGTGCTGATGAAGAGCACACACACGTTCCTTGTCCTCGGCGCTCTGCGACTGCTGCGCAAGATAATTGCACTCAAAGATGAGTTTTACAACAG ACACATTGTGAAGTGCAATCTGTTTGCGCCGGTGGTGGATGCCTTCATCCGCAACAACGGCCGCTACAATCTGCTGGAGTCGGCCATCCTGGAGCTGTTCGAGTTTATAAAACTCGAGGACATCCGTACCCTGTGCGTTTACTTCGTGGAGAACTTTAGCAAGATATTTGATGAAATCGAATATGTGCAGACATTTAAGTACTTGAAGAATCGCTACGATCAGTACCAGGATCGTCTCAAGGACCGTGACAAGATGGAGAACCGTACGGACGG TGGCCTGCCCATCATCCGTAGCGGTGGCCGGTTTCGTCGTGATCAGCGGCAGAtggaggaagaggaggagaTGTGGTTCAATGAGGAGGACGATTTCACTGAGGAAATCGACACATACAGCAATGTCATGAAAT CCGTCAGCGAAAAGAATGGCCCGCAAACGCAAAACCAGCAGAAATCCTCTCCGCCGCACAGTACGTCGCCGCACAGTGGTTTGCTCGGCAACCTGAACACCACCGCGTCCTCCACTGCCACATCCGCCTCGTCAGGCGCTCCGGTGGCCAGTGGCAGCAGTAGCCCCGAGGCGATCTCAGCCGACGAGCAGACGCAGGCGGCAGTGCATTTAGCCGCCGCTGCCAACATCGCACttcagcaccaccagcagcagcagcaacagcagcagaacCCATTCCAGCAGCAGACCCAGCCCGAAATCGCGGAGCTGCAACAGCAGCTGCGCGGCGTGGAGGCGCCACAAAGCCAGGACCTGGAGCTGTCGCAATCGGCCGTAGCCAGTGTATCGCCCTCTTCGTCATCTTCGTCTCTGGAGGCATCCACGTCATCTTCATCGGCGTCCTCGTCTtcatcctcgtcgtcctcgtcctcgccgCCCGGGTCGTCGGCGGCCGCATCTCTTTCCGATTCGGCGACAGTGGCGGCCGTGGCAGCTTCTCAGTTTCTCTCAACGATCGCCACGGCCATGGCGGCGTCCGTtacggcagcggcggcggccacAAGCGGCTCTCCCAACCTGTCACCAGCTCCGGCAGTCTCCAGTCCGGACATCGAGAGCGCCGACGCCCAGTTGCCGCCCAGCGATGACGCCAGCAGCCCGGTCAGCGGGGAGCAGGATGCGAACAGCACTGAAGCTGCCAGCAGTGAGGCGGATAAGGCGACGGGCAAAAAG GGTCTGGTGGACTACGAGAGTGATTCTGGCGAAGATGACtacgaggaggacgaggactcCGAGGGGCCACAAGCACAAAAGCGCGCGCGTCTGGCATAG